One Pontibacillus yanchengensis DNA window includes the following coding sequences:
- a CDS encoding universal stress protein: MKCLVAYDGSELSRKALEQAMYQKHDDAPMEVHIVTVVSPNGPYTNPGLYQSIENSLMEKAKAELDSIVEEIQDIYNVTIKIEVLTGNPGNNIAKYAKEHDIEMIIIGSRGLGNVRGFFLGSVSHRVVQQADCQVMIVK, translated from the coding sequence ATGAAGTGTTTGGTTGCTTATGATGGTTCGGAGTTAAGCAGGAAAGCTTTGGAACAAGCCATGTACCAAAAGCATGATGATGCTCCGATGGAAGTGCATATCGTGACAGTTGTTAGCCCAAATGGACCTTATACCAACCCCGGTTTATATCAAAGTATTGAGAATAGCTTGATGGAGAAAGCAAAAGCTGAGTTAGATAGTATTGTGGAAGAGATTCAAGACATCTATAATGTTACGATAAAAATTGAAGTCCTAACAGGCAATCCTGGTAATAACATAGCAAAATATGCTAAAGAACACGATATTGAAATGATTATCATCGGAAGTAGAGGGCTAGGTAATGTTAGGGGTTTTTTCCTAGGAAGCGTGAGTCACAGGGTGGTGCAGCAAGCGGATTGCCAGGTTATGATTGTTAAATAA
- a CDS encoding sensor histidine kinase, whose amino-acid sequence MKSSLKTRLVLAFLSTIIVPILVAILTLYLGADQLSSEEDDQLDQLFSDVKKEIRMTKDELPDRNAFYNEIKPLLDRYDMNVTIHTEKEELIFDSKNYREVDEMNSFLPNFNTFTIQVQPETGVMWDVTIQANSSQNAPFQRMNHIVRILLLSVGMGFLTMILMIVIWTTYISRTVLTPLKHIYQATEEMRDGNLDYPIVYKRKDEIGRFIEGFNVMRQHVKDSFKKQKQYEDSRKELIASISHDLRTPLSSIKGYVEGLRDGIVQNEEMKHRYLEVIHDKTDHLDHLIEDLFEFSKMEVDQLPIEKEVVNASVYFERLITKHQFELRNQAVELTYTNEVKPASILLDPIRVEQVMSNLIDNAVRYGSDRIKMDVHADDLEGTIAISITDNGQGIRKEDIPYIFTSFYRGEKSRSTYSGGSGLGLSIVKYIVKAHGGDIRVKSDKGKGSTFIFTLPLYVKGSNPSIFE is encoded by the coding sequence ATGAAATCTAGTTTAAAAACGAGGCTTGTCCTTGCATTTCTCTCTACAATCATTGTTCCGATTCTTGTAGCTATCTTGACCTTATACCTTGGTGCTGATCAACTATCCAGTGAAGAAGATGACCAATTAGATCAGCTGTTTTCCGATGTAAAAAAGGAAATAAGGATGACGAAAGATGAACTTCCTGATAGAAATGCTTTCTACAATGAAATCAAACCACTCCTGGATCGGTATGATATGAACGTTACCATTCATACAGAAAAAGAGGAATTAATTTTTGATTCAAAGAACTACAGAGAAGTCGATGAGATGAATAGTTTTCTCCCTAACTTCAATACGTTTACCATTCAAGTCCAACCAGAAACAGGCGTAATGTGGGATGTTACGATTCAGGCCAATTCTTCACAAAACGCACCATTTCAAAGGATGAATCATATTGTACGCATCCTTCTTCTTAGTGTAGGTATGGGGTTCTTAACGATGATTTTGATGATTGTTATCTGGACGACATATATATCTAGGACTGTTTTAACACCTTTAAAACATATTTATCAGGCTACAGAAGAAATGAGAGATGGGAACCTGGATTATCCTATTGTGTATAAAAGAAAAGATGAGATTGGTCGTTTTATTGAAGGCTTTAATGTTATGAGGCAGCATGTGAAAGATTCCTTTAAGAAGCAGAAACAATATGAAGACTCTAGAAAGGAATTGATTGCTAGCATTTCCCACGACCTTCGTACTCCATTGTCTTCGATTAAAGGATATGTGGAAGGGTTACGTGATGGGATCGTTCAAAATGAGGAAATGAAACATCGCTATCTTGAAGTAATCCATGATAAAACCGACCATCTTGACCATTTAATAGAAGACTTATTCGAGTTCTCTAAGATGGAAGTTGATCAGCTTCCTATCGAGAAAGAAGTCGTGAACGCCTCGGTTTACTTTGAGAGGCTCATTACAAAGCATCAATTCGAACTTCGAAATCAAGCTGTGGAATTGACTTACACAAATGAGGTGAAGCCAGCTAGTATCCTGTTGGATCCTATTCGTGTTGAACAGGTGATGAGTAACCTAATCGATAATGCAGTGCGGTATGGAAGTGATCGAATTAAAATGGACGTTCATGCTGATGACTTAGAAGGAACTATAGCTATAAGTATTACTGATAACGGACAAGGAATAAGAAAAGAAGATATACCTTATATCTTCACATCCTTTTACCGCGGAGAAAAATCTCGTTCTACCTACAGTGGCGGGTCAGGGTTGGGGCTGTCCATTGTAAAATATATTGTCAAAGCCCACGGAGGAGATATACGTGTGAAAAGCGATAAAGGTAAAGGGAGTACGTTTATTTTTACCCTTCCGTTGTATGTGAAAGGGTCCAATCCCAGTATATTTGAATAA